In Oscillatoria acuminata PCC 6304, a single window of DNA contains:
- a CDS encoding DinB family protein: protein MMMHNRNTYQLMAEYNCWMNQNIYQVCESIPDEQRKQDRGAFFKSIHGTLNHLLYGDKVWMGRFTNQPFSGTSLSQELYADFAELRAEREQTDEQILDWSKTLDPDWLNQPFEYVSQSGQKRPVMPAWILVTHLFNHQTHHRGQVTTLIKQLGYEPGVTDIPWMPGVSGLGSE, encoded by the coding sequence ATGATGATGCACAACAGGAACACCTATCAACTGATGGCTGAATATAATTGCTGGATGAACCAGAATATTTATCAAGTTTGCGAGTCAATTCCCGACGAACAACGCAAGCAAGATAGGGGAGCATTTTTCAAATCAATTCACGGAACCTTGAACCATCTGCTCTATGGGGATAAAGTTTGGATGGGGCGATTTACCAATCAGCCATTTTCTGGGACATCCCTCTCACAAGAATTGTATGCAGATTTTGCCGAATTGAGAGCCGAACGGGAACAGACAGACGAGCAAATTTTAGACTGGTCCAAGACTCTGGACCCGGACTGGTTAAATCAACCGTTTGAATATGTCAGTCAGTCGGGCCAGAAACGGCCCGTGATGCCTGCGTGGATTTTGGTGACGCATCTGTTCAACCATCAAACTCATCATCGAGGACAGGTGACCACCCTAATTAAACAACTCGGCTATGAACCCGGAGTGACCGATATTCCTTGGATGCCCGGGGTGAGTGGGTTGGGTTCGGAATGA
- a CDS encoding DUF433 domain-containing protein — protein sequence MTIAELRTQLLALTPAEKAEAIQTLIQTLDNGSLGITKTPGVCGGDACIANTRIPLWSVINYRRLGAGDRMILEAFPYLTAADLVNVWAYAEAHPEEIERAIQENEEIMQGDEED from the coding sequence ATGACAATCGCTGAATTAAGAACTCAACTGCTGGCTTTAACACCAGCCGAAAAAGCGGAGGCTATCCAGACTTTAATCCAAACTTTAGACAATGGTTCCCTAGGCATTACCAAAACTCCCGGTGTTTGTGGCGGAGATGCTTGTATTGCCAATACCCGGATTCCCCTTTGGTCTGTGATTAATTATCGTCGTCTTGGGGCTGGCGATCGCATGATTCTTGAAGCCTTTCCCTATCTGACTGCGGCAGATTTAGTCAATGTTTGGGCTTATGCTGAGGCACATCCGGAGGAAATTGAACGTGCGATCCAAGAAAATGAAGAAATAATGCAAGGGGACGAGGAAGACTAG
- a CDS encoding DUF5615 family PIN-like protein, which translates to MARFYVDENFPLPVVELLRNLGHDLLTVREAGKANLGIPDAEVLAFSIECDRAVLTGNRRDYIKLHRLQPNHAGIVVCTEDPNFERLAQRIDQAISDEETLQGKLIRVHRPLE; encoded by the coding sequence ATGGCACGTTTTTATGTAGACGAAAACTTTCCTCTCCCCGTTGTAGAATTATTACGGAATTTAGGACATGACCTGTTGACGGTGAGGGAAGCTGGAAAAGCAAATTTGGGGATTCCCGATGCAGAAGTCTTGGCTTTTTCTATAGAATGCGATCGCGCGGTTTTGACGGGCAATCGTCGAGATTATATCAAGCTGCATCGCTTGCAACCGAACCATGCAGGTATTGTTGTCTGCACGGAAGATCCCAATTTTGAGAGACTGGCACAGCGGATTGATCAGGCAATTTCTGATGAGGAAACTTTACAGGGTAAATTGATTCGAGTCCACCGTCCCCTGGAATGA